One Calditrichia bacterium DNA window includes the following coding sequences:
- the purF gene encoding amidophosphoribosyltransferase, translating into MCGIAGYYSRNTDGAANQVMLALYAQQHRGQESCGMAVSTGTSLRNHRAMGYVKEAFNEKVLNKLASNIAIGHARYPTRGSSVIGNTQPYIIETLSGPIYAIASNGDIVNYDEVANDLRTKGVYFSSKNDGELLGRFIVYYHERQNMEIVDAIKLLMKRVKGAYSAVFLTRDRLYAFRDAYGFRPMWTGNVDGDVAIASESCAMDILRATETREIAPGEIMIITQTNEYSTHTNILPLLDDGKRQTHHCVFELIYFARPDSAEFGEYVYNVRQKIGAKLAEYDVDQPADVVLPVPDSANFIAMGYANARNLPFNMGLIRNHYVGRTFIRPDQYARDESVRQKFNPLKDFFENKRVVLVDDSIVRGTTIRKLVRMIKGAGASEVHLRIGSPPVAHSCYYGIDTPNREELIANRMSIDEIRDYICADSVKYLKKEDLEKCVKRPEGFCYACFDGNYPIPKKG; encoded by the coding sequence ATGTGCGGTATTGCCGGATATTATAGCAGAAATACAGACGGAGCAGCCAATCAGGTGATGCTGGCATTGTATGCCCAGCAACATCGCGGGCAGGAAAGTTGCGGAATGGCGGTCAGCACCGGCACCAGCCTGCGAAACCACCGGGCGATGGGTTATGTTAAAGAAGCTTTCAACGAGAAGGTACTGAACAAGCTGGCCAGCAATATTGCTATTGGGCACGCACGGTATCCTACCCGTGGCAGCTCGGTGATCGGCAATACGCAACCCTATATTATTGAAACACTTAGCGGTCCGATTTATGCGATCGCCAGCAATGGCGATATCGTGAATTACGATGAAGTTGCCAACGATTTGCGCACAAAAGGGGTCTATTTTTCATCAAAAAATGATGGCGAGTTGCTCGGCAGATTCATCGTGTATTATCACGAACGCCAAAATATGGAAATTGTCGATGCCATAAAATTGTTGATGAAACGCGTAAAAGGGGCGTATTCTGCGGTGTTTCTCACCCGCGACCGGCTGTATGCGTTCCGCGATGCCTACGGCTTTCGCCCGATGTGGACCGGAAATGTAGATGGCGATGTTGCCATTGCCTCCGAATCCTGTGCGATGGATATTTTGCGCGCCACCGAAACCCGGGAAATCGCGCCCGGCGAAATTATGATTATCACCCAAACTAACGAATATTCAACACATACGAACATTTTGCCATTGCTGGATGACGGCAAACGGCAAACCCACCACTGTGTTTTTGAACTGATCTATTTTGCACGTCCGGACAGCGCCGAATTCGGCGAATATGTGTACAACGTTCGCCAGAAAATCGGGGCGAAACTGGCAGAATACGATGTCGATCAGCCGGCCGATGTGGTGTTGCCCGTACCGGATTCCGCCAATTTTATCGCGATGGGTTATGCCAACGCCCGCAATTTGCCATTCAACATGGGGCTGATCCGCAATCATTACGTCGGACGCACCTTTATTCGCCCCGATCAATATGCGCGGGACGAATCGGTTCGCCAGAAATTCAATCCGCTGAAAGATTTTTTCGAAAACAAACGGGTGGTTTTGGTGGACGATTCCATCGTTCGCGGCACAACCATTCGCAAGCTGGTGCGGATGATCAAAGGCGCCGGCGCATCGGAAGTGCATTTGCGAATCGGATCGCCGCCGGTGGCGCATTCCTGCTATTACGGCATCGATACGCCCAATCGCGAAGAGCTGATTGCCAACAGAATGAGCATCGATGAAATCCGCGATTACATCTGCGCAGATTCAGTTAAGTATTTGAAAAAAGAAGACTTGGAGAAATGCGTTAAACGTCCCGAAGGCTTCTGCTACGCCTGTTTCGACGGCAATTATCCCATTCCCAAAAAAGGTTGA
- a CDS encoding HD domain-containing protein: protein MDDNLQSGSQKHNNEAALEAVRQEFQLLLDSQTAQIQRLADIGIALSAERDTDILLEMIIDEAMAFSNADAGTLYVVDYDRNELVFQILKNQTLKIHAGGTSGQAVTLPPVPLEIDGLANLTNASSQAALTGEVINIPDVYEAIGLDFSGTKKYDAQTGYRSKSMLVVPMKNHENEIIGVLQLLNAKVQGSDEVVPFPKNRETMIISLASQAAVALENARLIAGLQGLFDAFIESIATAIDEKSAYTAGHIRRVAKLTMMIASQVNKSNAGVFEDTFFNEDEMEELRVAAWLHDVGKITTPEYVVDKATKLQGIFDRLELVEQRFALIAAQMENATLQQKVHLLQSGNPDSGALQQLDDKLTAELAILKSDLEFIARCNLGFEFLDNERLERIQRISHKNFQLNGETHPYLTDDELKNLSIRKGTLTDSERKIIENHVLVSIKMLKQVPFPRKMSKVPEYAGGHHEKLDGSGYPFGLTADQLALQSRIMAIADIFEALTAKDRPYKKPMKLSQALSILRDMCDRNHIDRDVFDLFMNSGEFMRYAREELNQEQIDVEINKEKS, encoded by the coding sequence ATGGATGATAACTTGCAATCGGGTTCCCAAAAACACAACAACGAAGCAGCATTGGAAGCTGTCCGGCAGGAATTTCAGTTGTTGCTGGATTCGCAAACCGCCCAAATTCAGCGGCTGGCGGATATCGGCATTGCGCTTTCGGCAGAACGCGACACCGATATTTTGCTGGAGATGATCATCGACGAAGCGATGGCTTTCAGCAATGCAGATGCGGGCACGCTGTATGTGGTTGATTATGACCGGAATGAGCTCGTTTTTCAAATTCTTAAAAATCAGACACTTAAGATTCATGCCGGCGGCACGAGCGGGCAAGCTGTAACGCTGCCACCGGTTCCGCTGGAAATTGACGGATTGGCAAATCTCACCAACGCATCGTCGCAGGCGGCGCTCACTGGCGAGGTGATCAACATTCCCGATGTGTACGAAGCCATCGGGCTGGATTTTTCCGGCACAAAAAAATACGATGCACAAACCGGCTATCGTTCCAAATCGATGCTGGTTGTCCCGATGAAAAATCATGAAAACGAAATTATCGGTGTGTTGCAGTTGCTCAACGCCAAAGTGCAGGGCAGCGATGAAGTTGTCCCATTCCCCAAAAATCGGGAAACGATGATTATTTCGTTGGCATCGCAGGCGGCGGTTGCGTTGGAAAATGCGCGGCTTATCGCCGGATTACAGGGGTTATTTGATGCCTTTATCGAAAGTATCGCAACGGCTATCGATGAAAAGTCAGCGTACACTGCCGGACACATTCGTCGGGTTGCCAAACTGACGATGATGATTGCATCGCAGGTCAACAAATCCAACGCCGGTGTTTTTGAAGATACTTTTTTTAATGAAGATGAAATGGAAGAATTGCGGGTGGCGGCATGGTTGCACGATGTCGGCAAAATTACCACACCCGAATATGTGGTGGATAAAGCCACCAAACTGCAGGGCATTTTTGACCGTCTTGAATTGGTGGAACAGCGTTTTGCGCTGATTGCCGCGCAAATGGAAAATGCGACGCTTCAGCAAAAAGTGCACCTGCTGCAATCGGGCAATCCGGATAGCGGTGCGCTGCAACAACTTGATGATAAATTGACTGCCGAACTGGCAATTCTGAAATCGGATCTGGAATTTATCGCACGCTGTAATCTCGGATTCGAGTTTCTGGATAACGAACGATTGGAGCGAATTCAGCGAATCTCCCATAAAAATTTCCAATTAAACGGCGAAACGCACCCGTACCTCACTGACGATGAGTTGAAAAATTTGTCCATCCGCAAAGGCACGCTCACGGATTCGGAGCGTAAAATCATTGAAAATCATGTACTTGTGAGCATCAAAATGTTGAAGCAGGTGCCATTTCCGCGTAAAATGTCCAAAGTGCCGGAATACGCCGGCGGGCATCACGAAAAGTTGGATGGCTCCGGCTATCCGTTTGGGCTAACCGCAGATCAGTTGGCGTTGCAGTCGCGAATTATGGCAATCGCAGATATTTTTGAGGCGCTCACTGCCAAAGATCGCCCGTACAAAAAACCGATGAAGCTTTCGCAGGCGCTCAGCATTTTGCGCGATATGTGCGACCGGAACCACATCGACCGCGATGTTTTTGATTTGTTTATGAATAGCGGCGAATTTATGCGCTATGCCCGGGAAGAGCTGAATCAGGAACAAATTGATGTAGAAATAAATAAAGAAAAATCCTAA
- the folK gene encoding 2-amino-4-hydroxy-6-hydroxymethyldihydropteridine diphosphokinase: MSRAFLALGSNVPPRLTFLRRAIAKIREIGEIQHIAALYESEPFGVRQQPGFLNSAIEIDTQLSPEDLLKAVKSIEQKTGRKQRFRWGPREIDIDIIFYGQQLVNLPDLQIPHPDYRQRRFVLQPLCDIAADVVAPDARQTLHQLLENCPDTALLRHLQTNWTTNGTEL, from the coding sequence ATGAGCCGCGCGTTTCTGGCATTGGGCAGCAACGTGCCGCCGCGATTGACTTTTTTGCGGCGGGCGATTGCGAAAATCCGCGAAATTGGCGAGATTCAACACATCGCAGCGCTGTACGAAAGCGAGCCGTTCGGCGTACGGCAGCAGCCGGGATTTCTCAATTCTGCCATCGAAATCGATACGCAATTATCGCCGGAAGATTTGTTGAAAGCGGTAAAATCCATCGAGCAAAAAACCGGACGAAAGCAGCGCTTTCGCTGGGGACCGCGGGAAATCGACATCGACATTATATTTTATGGGCAGCAACTGGTGAATCTGCCGGATCTGCAAATTCCGCATCCCGACTATCGCCAACGGCGATTTGTGCTGCAGCCGCTGTGCGATATCGCCGCAGATGTTGTGGCGCCGGACGCCCGGCAAACACTGCATCAATTATTGGAAAATTGCCCGGATACGGCACTTCTCCGGCACCTGCAAACCAACTGGACGACCAATGGAACTGAACTTTGA
- the folB gene encoding dihydroneopterin aldolase produces MDIIRLNNMIFYAHHGYYRAEQELGQKFELDIEMECDFSRAVTSDNLDDAVNYRRVYERVSELFNSEKFTLLETLAETIAREILGHFAISAIRIRVRKPQVAMNGFLDNVEVEIYRRQQK; encoded by the coding sequence ATGGATATCATTCGGCTCAATAACATGATTTTTTACGCCCACCACGGCTATTATCGCGCGGAGCAGGAACTCGGGCAAAAATTTGAACTGGATATTGAGATGGAATGCGATTTCAGCCGCGCGGTAACCAGCGACAATCTGGACGATGCGGTGAATTACCGCCGGGTGTATGAACGCGTTTCCGAACTGTTCAACAGCGAAAAATTTACCTTGCTGGAAACGCTCGCCGAAACCATCGCCAGGGAAATTCTCGGCCATTTTGCGATCAGCGCCATTCGCATCCGGGTACGAAAACCGCAAGTTGCAATGAACGGATTTTTGGACAACGTGGAAGTGGAAATTTACCGCCGGCAGCAAAAATGA
- a CDS encoding PAS domain S-box protein, translated as MAAPLFFTVTIFALVFVVLAAFVSIYLVKSWKENRLIRDHQLQKLEKSESKYTSLFNNVSDIVFIHTLDGIVEEVNLTVTKELGYNPEEVIGKSMLEFVTPENNPLLGNYLEGVQRLGEFSGLVQIRSKNGTHKIFDYRNTLVKEDDKPVAVRGIARNVTEREKTRAALQESEERYRLFFEQDLTGDFIATVKGNILSCNPAFASMFGFDSVDEALEQSFASLYPSPQSFQAFLDLLNKKENLQYYEDQLIDKHGNTVYIIENAIGIFDDDDNLTGIRGYIFNNTERKHLETQLLHFQKMQGIGTLAGGVAHDFNNILSIIKGHATLIQTGKIDKTVDLNSSVQSIHQAVDRGAQLVEQILTFARKADIDFKAVNVGSVIQEIVSLLSGTFPRTIDFNLKLTDAYFIRADQGQIHQALLNLCINARDAMQTGGTITISTRLVNGEQLKLKYPDAQADKYVVIDVADNGTGMDEQTRERLFEPFYSTKQRNQGTGLGLSVVYGIISSHFGFVEVESEPGNGTTFSLYFPQTQNEEEIVVDNEPKTEKPILGNETILIVEDEEMLVDLLSATFEDSGYSILVARDGLEAISTYQKNIGKIDLIFSDSGLPRLNGWEAFNRIRQIDPAARAVFASGFFEPEVRSQMIDNGVEKIIQKPYSPLDILKTVREILDKKASK; from the coding sequence ATGGCAGCGCCTTTGTTTTTTACAGTTACTATCTTTGCGCTCGTTTTTGTTGTGCTGGCAGCTTTTGTCAGTATTTATCTGGTAAAAAGCTGGAAAGAAAACCGGCTCATCCGGGATCATCAGCTTCAAAAACTGGAAAAAAGCGAAAGTAAATACACAAGTCTGTTCAATAATGTATCAGATATTGTATTTATTCATACGCTGGATGGGATTGTTGAAGAAGTAAACCTAACCGTTACAAAGGAACTCGGCTATAATCCGGAAGAAGTTATCGGAAAATCGATGCTCGAGTTTGTCACACCGGAAAATAATCCCCTACTTGGCAATTACCTCGAAGGCGTTCAGCGATTGGGCGAATTTAGCGGATTGGTTCAAATTCGTTCCAAAAACGGTACCCATAAAATATTTGATTATCGCAATACGTTGGTCAAAGAAGATGATAAGCCCGTTGCGGTTCGCGGCATCGCCCGGAACGTGACCGAAAGGGAGAAAACCCGGGCTGCATTGCAGGAAAGCGAAGAGCGTTATCGCCTGTTTTTTGAACAGGATCTCACCGGTGATTTTATTGCAACGGTAAAAGGGAATATCCTGTCCTGCAATCCGGCGTTCGCAAGCATGTTCGGATTCGACTCCGTGGATGAAGCGTTAGAACAATCGTTTGCATCACTTTACCCATCTCCGCAATCATTTCAGGCATTTCTGGATTTGCTCAATAAAAAAGAAAATCTCCAGTATTACGAAGACCAGTTAATTGATAAACACGGCAATACCGTTTACATTATCGAAAATGCCATCGGTATTTTCGATGATGATGACAACCTCACCGGTATTCGCGGATACATTTTTAACAACACAGAGCGGAAGCATCTGGAAACACAACTGTTGCATTTCCAAAAGATGCAGGGAATTGGCACGTTGGCTGGCGGTGTGGCGCACGATTTCAATAACATCCTGAGCATTATTAAAGGACACGCCACGCTGATACAAACCGGCAAAATAGATAAAACGGTAGATTTAAACAGCAGCGTCCAATCTATTCATCAGGCGGTTGATCGCGGTGCCCAATTGGTTGAGCAAATTCTTACTTTTGCCCGCAAAGCGGATATCGATTTTAAAGCGGTAAATGTTGGTTCGGTTATTCAGGAAATCGTTAGCCTGCTTTCCGGCACATTTCCCCGAACCATCGATTTTAACCTGAAATTAACCGATGCCTATTTTATTCGCGCAGATCAGGGGCAAATACATCAGGCGTTGCTCAACTTGTGCATCAATGCGCGCGATGCCATGCAAACCGGCGGCACAATTACCATCTCCACCCGGCTGGTAAATGGCGAACAACTCAAGTTGAAATATCCCGATGCTCAGGCAGATAAATATGTGGTCATTGACGTTGCTGACAACGGCACCGGAATGGATGAACAAACCCGCGAACGGTTATTTGAGCCGTTTTACTCCACCAAACAGCGAAATCAGGGTACCGGTTTGGGGTTATCCGTTGTTTATGGCATTATCTCCAGCCATTTTGGTTTTGTGGAGGTGGAAAGCGAACCGGGTAATGGCACTACTTTTTCGCTGTATTTCCCCCAAACCCAAAACGAGGAAGAAATAGTGGTTGATAACGAACCAAAGACAGAAAAGCCCATTCTCGGCAATGAAACCATATTGATTGTTGAAGATGAAGAAATGTTGGTCGATCTGCTTTCTGCAACGTTTGAAGATAGCGGTTATTCTATTTTGGTTGCCCGGGACGGGTTGGAAGCCATCTCCACCTATCAAAAAAATATCGGTAAAATTGACCTCATTTTTTCGGATTCCGGATTGCCCCGCTTAAACGGGTGGGAAGCCTTCAACCGTATCCGGCAGATCGACCCGGCGGCGCGCGCCGTTTTCGCCAGCGGTTTTTTTGAACCGGAGGTTCGCTCCCAAATGATCGATAACGGTGTCGAAAAAATTATCCAGAAGCCCTACTCGCCGTTGGATATTTTGAAAACAGTGCGGGAAATTCTGGATAAAAAAGCGAGCAAATAA
- a CDS encoding aldehyde dehydrogenase family protein, whose amino-acid sequence MEFLKQLGIKSKNYGTSTGLKWFETTDQGEAHIVSPATNEPIGSVYKASSADYDAVLKKAQEAFLIWRDVPAPKRGEIVRQIGLKLREYKEPLGTLVSYEMGKSLQEGLGEVQEMIDICDFAVGQSRQLYGFTMQSEREDHRMYDQYHPLGIVGIITSFNFPVAVWAWNAMISAVCGNVNLWKPSHKVPLSAIACQHIIHDVLKENNIPEGVFSLIIGSHDVAGDRLLNDERIPMISFTGSTWVGRHVAETVSRRFGKYILELGGNNAIIMTENADLKLAIPAVVFGAVGTAGQRCTTTRRLIVHDSIYDQVKNSVVKAYQSLRIGNPLDQNNHVGPLIDKNAVKAYLDAIEAAKKEGGNVIYGNKVLEGKGYESGCYVVPAIVEAKNEFEIVQEETFAPILYLIRYSGDVNEAIALQNGVRQGLSSSIFTNNMREAETFLSQRGSDCGIANVNIGTSGAEIGGAFGGEKETGGGRESGSDSWKAYMRRQTNTINYSTNLPLAQGIKFDL is encoded by the coding sequence ATGGAATTTTTAAAGCAGTTGGGCATAAAATCAAAAAATTATGGCACATCCACCGGCTTAAAATGGTTCGAAACAACGGATCAGGGTGAAGCGCATATCGTTTCGCCGGCAACAAACGAACCGATCGGCTCGGTTTACAAGGCATCCAGCGCAGATTACGACGCAGTACTGAAGAAGGCACAGGAAGCATTCCTGATTTGGCGAGATGTTCCTGCGCCCAAACGCGGCGAAATCGTCCGGCAAATCGGGCTGAAACTGCGTGAATACAAAGAGCCGCTCGGTACGCTCGTTTCGTACGAAATGGGCAAATCGCTGCAGGAAGGTCTCGGCGAAGTGCAGGAAATGATCGACATCTGCGATTTCGCAGTGGGTCAATCGCGCCAATTGTATGGCTTCACGATGCAATCGGAACGGGAAGATCACCGCATGTACGACCAGTATCATCCATTGGGCATTGTGGGAATTATCACCTCCTTTAATTTTCCGGTAGCCGTTTGGGCATGGAATGCAATGATTTCCGCGGTTTGCGGTAACGTTAATTTGTGGAAACCATCGCACAAAGTGCCGCTTTCGGCAATTGCCTGCCAGCATATTATTCACGATGTTTTGAAGGAAAACAATATTCCCGAAGGCGTTTTCAGCCTGATTATCGGCAGCCACGATGTTGCCGGCGATCGTTTGCTCAACGACGAACGCATTCCGATGATTTCGTTCACCGGTTCAACATGGGTGGGACGCCATGTCGCGGAAACGGTTTCGCGCCGTTTCGGGAAATATATTCTGGAACTGGGTGGCAACAACGCCATTATTATGACTGAAAACGCCGATTTGAAACTGGCGATTCCCGCAGTTGTTTTTGGCGCGGTCGGCACTGCCGGACAGCGATGCACCACCACCCGCCGATTGATTGTTCACGACAGCATTTATGATCAGGTGAAAAATTCGGTGGTGAAAGCGTATCAGAGTTTGCGCATCGGAAATCCGCTGGATCAGAACAATCACGTTGGCCCGTTGATCGACAAAAACGCGGTGAAAGCCTATCTGGACGCCATCGAAGCCGCCAAAAAAGAAGGCGGAAATGTGATTTACGGAAATAAAGTGCTGGAAGGTAAAGGCTACGAATCGGGCTGTTATGTTGTGCCCGCCATTGTTGAAGCGAAAAATGAATTTGAAATTGTGCAGGAAGAAACCTTCGCGCCGATTTTGTATCTCATCCGCTACTCCGGCGATGTGAACGAAGCGATCGCGTTGCAGAATGGCGTTCGTCAGGGATTGTCTTCTTCTATTTTCACAAATAACATGCGGGAAGCCGAAACGTTTTTAAGCCAGCGCGGTTCTGATTGCGGTATTGCCAACGTGAATATCGGCACCTCCGGCGCCGAAATCGGTGGTGCATTTGGCGGCGAAAAAGAAACCGGCGGTGGTCGCGAGTCCGGCTCCGATTCCTGGAAAGCCTACATGCGCAGACAAACCAACACCATTAATTACAGCACCAATTTGCCGCTCGCACAGGGTATTAAATTTGATTTGTAA
- a CDS encoding deoxynucleoside kinase: MNFDHLRYIAVEGVIGVGKTSLAQKLQSAIGGSLLLEEFEENPFLEDFYREPARYAFQTQLFFLLSRFRQQEHLFQYDMFETRVIADYMFHKDRIFATQTLNPKEMNLYDMLARILEKRVTRPDLAIYLRCRTDRLMQNIAKRGRSYEKHIESNYLTSLGRLYDEFFWNYDETPLLIINAENLDFVNNDDHLQRIFQEISRHRNGRKNVSFDL, encoded by the coding sequence CTGAACTTTGACCACCTTCGCTACATTGCTGTTGAAGGCGTAATCGGCGTTGGCAAAACGTCGCTGGCGCAAAAACTGCAATCGGCAATCGGCGGCAGCCTACTGCTGGAGGAATTTGAGGAAAACCCCTTTCTGGAAGATTTTTACCGCGAACCGGCGCGATACGCTTTCCAAACGCAGCTGTTTTTTTTGTTGAGCCGCTTTCGCCAGCAGGAACATTTGTTTCAATACGATATGTTCGAAACCCGCGTTATTGCAGATTATATGTTCCACAAAGACCGCATTTTTGCCACGCAAACGCTCAATCCCAAAGAGATGAATTTATACGATATGCTGGCGCGAATCCTCGAAAAACGGGTAACCCGTCCGGATCTGGCCATTTACCTGCGCTGCCGCACCGACCGGCTGATGCAAAACATCGCCAAACGCGGCCGCAGCTACGAAAAGCATATCGAAAGCAACTACCTCACATCGCTGGGCAGGCTATACGACGAATTTTTCTGGAATTACGACGAAACGCCGTTATTAATTATTAATGCGGAAAATCTGGATTTTGTCAACAACGACGATCATTTGCAGCGTATTTTTCAGGAAATCAGCCGGCACCGTAACGGACGGAAAAACGTAAGTTTTGATTTGTAA
- the pabB gene encoding aminodeoxychorismate synthase component I, giving the protein MKAKQSAQILLRDARNGRWLAFREPLEIVVANNIDDVLPALEKVQTATTSGKFAAGFISYEAAPAFDPAFRTYFDTNFPLLFFGIFSQPEVVELPEISANFSLDWQVTTAFEKYQSAIAHIKSAIARGDTYQVNYTIRQIAGFSGDPLALFSAIAADAPFAAFIDLPDFTICSASPELFFEKCGKEIISRPMKGTAARGRTFAEDLQLRDFLATSEKDRAENAMIVDMIRNDIGRIAATGSVAVRDAFRIEKYPTVWQMTTTVTGQTDVSISEIFRAMFPCASITGAPKIRTMQIIADIEDTPRKIYTGTIGFISPDGDAQFNVAIRTALIDKRNGRIEYGIGSGVVWDSDAAQEYQECRVKARVIVKPQQKPDFSLLESLRWSPDSGYFLCDAHIRRMHDSAAYFDFPFDETAIRRSLANIANSLPKALHKVRLLLFRNGGIFCEAAKISDIDPQSPLKIALAAKPVDSSDPFLFHKTTHRAVYATAKTAAQHADDVLLWNERGEITEGCIYNVLVKFDGEWFTPPVDCGLLNGTYRQYLLDCGDIRERIILKDELASAEEIVLINSVRKWRNAVLVGSTYR; this is encoded by the coding sequence ATGAAGGCAAAACAATCCGCACAAATATTGCTCCGCGATGCCCGCAACGGGCGATGGCTGGCGTTTCGCGAGCCGCTGGAAATTGTGGTTGCGAACAACATTGACGACGTGCTGCCCGCTTTGGAAAAGGTGCAAACCGCCACAACATCCGGCAAATTTGCCGCAGGATTTATCAGCTACGAAGCCGCACCGGCGTTCGATCCGGCGTTCCGCACATATTTTGACACCAATTTTCCGCTGCTCTTTTTCGGTATTTTTTCGCAGCCGGAAGTGGTTGAATTACCGGAGATTAGCGCAAATTTTTCTCTCGATTGGCAGGTCACAACAGCGTTCGAAAAATATCAATCTGCGATCGCGCACATCAAATCCGCGATTGCCCGTGGCGATACCTATCAGGTGAATTACACCATCCGCCAAATTGCCGGATTTTCCGGCGACCCATTGGCGCTGTTCAGCGCAATTGCCGCAGATGCGCCGTTTGCTGCGTTTATCGATTTGCCGGATTTCACGATTTGCTCCGCATCGCCGGAATTGTTTTTTGAGAAATGCGGCAAAGAAATCATTTCCCGCCCGATGAAAGGCACCGCCGCCCGCGGACGCACCTTTGCCGAAGATTTGCAACTGCGCGATTTTTTGGCAACATCCGAAAAAGATCGCGCGGAAAACGCGATGATCGTGGACATGATTCGCAACGACATCGGGCGAATTGCCGCAACCGGCAGTGTTGCCGTTCGCGATGCGTTCCGCATCGAAAAATATCCCACCGTTTGGCAGATGACTACCACCGTTACCGGACAAACGGATGTGTCGATTTCAGAAATTTTCCGGGCGATGTTTCCCTGCGCATCGATCACCGGCGCACCCAAAATTCGCACGATGCAAATTATTGCAGATATTGAAGATACACCCCGAAAAATTTACACCGGAACTATCGGTTTTATCTCGCCGGACGGCGATGCGCAGTTCAACGTTGCTATCCGGACGGCGCTGATTGACAAACGAAACGGGCGCATCGAATACGGCATCGGCAGCGGTGTGGTGTGGGATTCGGATGCGGCGCAGGAATATCAGGAATGTCGCGTAAAAGCGCGGGTGATTGTCAAACCGCAACAAAAACCGGACTTCTCGCTGCTGGAAAGCCTGCGTTGGTCACCGGATTCCGGTTATTTTTTGTGCGATGCGCACATCCGGCGCATGCACGACAGCGCGGCATATTTTGATTTCCCATTCGACGAAACCGCGATTCGGAGGAGTTTGGCGAATATCGCCAATTCGCTGCCGAAGGCGCTGCACAAAGTCCGGCTGCTGCTGTTTCGCAACGGCGGTATTTTCTGCGAAGCAGCCAAAATCAGCGATATCGATCCGCAATCACCGCTGAAAATTGCGCTGGCAGCAAAGCCGGTGGATTCATCTGATCCGTTTTTATTTCACAAAACGACCCATCGTGCAGTTTACGCGACTGCCAAAACAGCCGCGCAACACGCAGATGATGTGCTCCTTTGGAACGAGCGCGGTGAAATTACCGAGGGCTGCATTTACAATGTTTTGGTGAAATTCGATGGCGAGTGGTTCACGCCGCCGGTAGATTGCGGATTGCTCAACGGCACGTATCGCCAATATTTGCTCGATTGCGGCGATATTCGCGAACGCATTATTTTGAAAGATGAGCTGGCAAGTGCGGAAGAAATTGTGCTGATCAATTCGGTGCGCAAATGGCGGAATGCGGTGTTGGTTGGCTCAACTTACAGATAG